Proteins encoded within one genomic window of Macrotis lagotis isolate mMagLag1 chromosome 3, bilby.v1.9.chrom.fasta, whole genome shotgun sequence:
- the LOC141516700 gene encoding olfactory receptor 5B12-like has protein sequence MTYNTMTSMENRSEVNEFILTGLTDAPELQVPLFLMFTLIYLITLVGNLGIIALISLDSHLHTPMYFFLSNLSLVDFGYSSDITPKVMAGLLLGDKVISYNGCATQLFFFSAFASIESFLLASMAYDRHAAVCKPLHYNTIMTSTVCAHMIIGAYICGFLASSAVIGTTFSLSLCKSNKIQHFFCDLPPLLALSCSDIHSREKGYFILVSFSSIFPFLVIFTSYFLIFITILKIRSAEGRKKAFSTCVSHLIAVSIFYGTISFMYFQPSSSHSMNSDKVVSVFYTMVIPMLNPLVYSLRNKDVKNAFRKVAKGQQLRLSHLFS, from the exons ATGACATATAACACA ATGACTTCTATGGAGAATAGATCTGAAGTGAATGAGTTCATTCTTACAGGATTAACAGATGCCCCAGAGCTTCAAGTTCCTCTCTTCCTCATGTTCACCCTCATCTACCTCATCACCCTGGTAGGGAACCTGGGGATAATAGCCCTGATTTCCTTGGATTCCCATCTCCACACCCCCATGTACTTTTTCCTCAGTAACTTGTCTCTGGTTGACTTTGGCTACTCCTCAGATATCACTCCCAAGGTGATGGCGGGGCTTCTCCTTGGGGACAAAGTCATCTCCTATAATGGATGTGCCacacaattgtttttcttttcagccTTTGCTAGTATTGAAAGTTTCCTTTTAGCCTCCATGGCCTATGATCGCCATGCAGCTGTGTGTAAGCCCCTCCATTACAACACCATCATGACATCAACTGTATGTGCTCATATGATCATTGGTGCTTACATCTGTGGCTTCCTAGCCTCCTCTGCTGTCATAGGAACCACATTTAGCCTTTCCCTTTGTAAGTCCAACAAAATTCAACACTTTTTCTGTGATCTTCCCCCTCTACTAGCTCTCTCTTGTTCTGATATTCACTCCAGGGAGAAAGGGTATTTTATCTTAGTATCATTCAGTagcattttccctttccttgtcaTTTTTACTTCTTACTTCCTAATATTCATCACCATCCTGAAAATCCGCTCTGCTGAAGGTCGCAAGAAAGCCTTCTCCACCTGTGTCTCCCATCTCATAGCAGTATCCATATTTTATGGGACAATCAGCTTTATGTACTTCCAACCCAGCTCAAGTCATTCAATGAACTCTGACAAAGTGGTTTCAGTGTTCTATACCATGGTCATCCCTATGTTGAACCCTCTTGTCTACAGCCTGAGGAACAAAGATGTTAAAAATGCTTTCAGGAAAGTTGCAAAGGGGCAACAATTACGATTGAGTCATCTCTTTTCTTAG